GTCACCGACTCGGCAGCAGCCCAAGGTATGGTTGACCAGGCAATCGAAAACTTCGGCAAGCTCGACATCGTGGTCAACAATGCCGGCATTGTCCGGGACGCGATCTTTCACAAGATGACGGAAGACGAGTGGGATCAGGTGATCGCCGTCCACTTGAAAGGCGCCTACAATGTGAGCCGCGCCGCCGCGACCGTGTTCCGGGAGCAGCAATCCGGCCGCATGATTCACATGACATCCACGTCCGGATTGATCGGCAACTTCGGTCAGGCCAACTATGCGGCGGCGAAACTCGGGATGGTCGGTCTGTCGCGTTCCGTCGCCCTCGATATGGCGCGTTACAATGTCACGTCCAATGCGATCGGACCATTTGCCTGGAGCCGTCTTATCGGCACGATCCCGATCAAGTCCGAAGAAGAGCGCATTCGGGTTGAGCGCCTGAAGAGCATGACCCCGGCAAAGGTCGCGCCGCTGGTTGCAGCTCTTGCCTCCGATGCCGCCCAGAACGTTAGCGGCCAGGTGTTTGTTTCTCGGGGCAGTGAGGTCATGCTGCTCAGCCAACCGCGGCCGGTCCGGTCCATGGCGCGTCCTGACGGCTGGACGCCGGAATCCATTCTCGAACACGCATTCCCGGCTTTTTCCAGCACACTTGTGCCTCTTGAGCGCTCGGCCGACGTGTTCTGCTGGGATCCGGTCTGATGGCCATCGACTATGACAAGCTGATGGACTGGCCCTTCGAAAAGGTTGAACAAACCTATTCAATAAAGGACAGCATCATCTATGCCCTTGGCGTCGGATATGGCCATGACCCGGTCGACGAGGGGCAACTGCCCTTCGTTTTCGAGGAAGCCGATTTCAAGGCTGTTCCGACAATGGCCGTTGTACTGGCCGGGCCAGGTTTTTGGCTGCGCGATCCCGAGACTGGCATCGACTGGCGCAAGATCCTGCATGGGGAACAAGGCATTCGCTGGCACAAGCCTCTGCCAAAATCGGCGACTGTCACAGCACGCACCCGCATCGCCCGCGTTCTCGACAAGGGGGCTGACAAGGGCGCGCTTATTTATTCCGAACGTGATCTCGTCGACAAAGCCACCGGCGATAAGCTCGCCACCTTGTCGTCGACCACCTTTGCGCGCGGGGATGGAGGTTTCGGCGGAGCAACCGGCCCGCAGCCGCAGCCGCACGAATTACCCGAGCGCGACCCTTGCGCTGTGTGCGATCTCCCCACAAGGCCGCATGCAGCGCTGCTTTACCGCTTGTCCGGCGACCCCAACCCTCTGCATGCTGACCCGAAGGTGGCCGCGGCAGCCGGTTTCAAAGCGCCGATCCTCCATGGTCTTTGTACTTTGGGGATCGCCGGACATGCGGTTCTGCGCAGCTTTTGCGAATATGACACGACCCGGCTGAAATCCCTGAAATTGCGGTTCTCAAGTCCGGTCTATCCAGGCGAGACCATCCGGACCGAGATGTGGCGGGATGGCGGCGTTGTCTCATTCCGGTCCAAGGTGCTGGAGCGCGATACGGTGGTTTTGAACAATGGATGCGTCGAACTGGGATAACAAAGAGGGAGGACGCGAAAT
This window of the Roseibium alexandrii DFL-11 genome carries:
- a CDS encoding SDR family NAD(P)-dependent oxidoreductase codes for the protein MSDKALLDGKVAIVTGAGRGVGREIALLMAQKGASVVVNDLGGTGGGEGEDALPATEVVNEIKAAGGNAVANFDSVTDSAAAQGMVDQAIENFGKLDIVVNNAGIVRDAIFHKMTEDEWDQVIAVHLKGAYNVSRAAATVFREQQSGRMIHMTSTSGLIGNFGQANYAAAKLGMVGLSRSVALDMARYNVTSNAIGPFAWSRLIGTIPIKSEEERIRVERLKSMTPAKVAPLVAALASDAAQNVSGQVFVSRGSEVMLLSQPRPVRSMARPDGWTPESILEHAFPAFSSTLVPLERSADVFCWDPV
- a CDS encoding MaoC/PaaZ C-terminal domain-containing protein, translated to MAIDYDKLMDWPFEKVEQTYSIKDSIIYALGVGYGHDPVDEGQLPFVFEEADFKAVPTMAVVLAGPGFWLRDPETGIDWRKILHGEQGIRWHKPLPKSATVTARTRIARVLDKGADKGALIYSERDLVDKATGDKLATLSSTTFARGDGGFGGATGPQPQPHELPERDPCAVCDLPTRPHAALLYRLSGDPNPLHADPKVAAAAGFKAPILHGLCTLGIAGHAVLRSFCEYDTTRLKSLKLRFSSPVYPGETIRTEMWRDGGVVSFRSKVLERDTVVLNNGCVELG